The Candidatus Manganitrophaceae bacterium region ACTTCGGCGGCGAAGCCTTCTTAAAGGAGACGCCGTTCACCTTGATCCTCGTGGAGTTTCGCGGCGTCGACACCCTCTTTCTCTCGCGGCTGGCTGGGGTAGCGCCCGATCAGGCGGAGATCGGAATGCCGGTGCAGGCGCAATTCCTGCGGAACAGCAAGTTCAAGGCAACCGATGTCTATTTCGTTCCGAAGGAAGAAAAGTAAACCAAGATGGACAAGATCAGCGACATTGCGACCGACATTCTCACCCGGCTCAGGGGCTGGGATAAAAAGAAGATCGCCCAAGAAAGCAGAGAAGTCGGCCGCGCTCTGGTGAGACAGCTTTTTAACCAGATTCCGGGCGCCAGCGCCGTCGCCGCCCTCCTCGTCGGCGGCTGGGTCGCCTCCACCTTCACCACCTCTCCGATTTATGCCACCCTCGCCTCTTGGGGATTCATGAAGGGGGGAACCCGGGTCGTCAGCAGCGGCACGTATCGCTTTCTCTCGGTTTTTCTCCCCCTCATTGCGGCCGGGGCCACCGCCTATTCGGTTCAGAAGCTGCTGAAATATTTTCGCGAAAAAGAGATGGAGCGAAATAAGGTGCTCGTAGCGCAACTGGGAGGGGACCTCCAGGCGGCCCTGCAGGCCAAGCTGGACCTTCTAGAAAGAGCAAGAGAGGCCGGCCTCTTGTCCGAGAATGAATATTTCACCAAGAAGGCCAATCTCTATCAGAGCTACTCCCGAAAACTTCCCGAAAAAATTCGAGAGCTCCTCATCAACAAGCTGGCAGGATAATCGACCGATGATCGATTTCGACCTCACCGAAGAGCAGCAACTGCTTCAACAGACGGTTCGGGAGTTTGCCGCCGCCGAGATCGCGCCGGGGGCGGCGGAGCGGGATGAGACGATGCGCTTTCCGCACGAGCTGATCCCCAAGATGGCGGCGCTGAAGCTCTTCGGCGTTGCCATTCCGGAAGAGTATGGCGGGGCGGGGCTCGGGGCGATGGAGATGGCGATCGTCATGGAAGAGGTCGCCCGGCAGGACGGCGCGATGGCGTTGATTGTCGCCTCGCACAACTCCCTCTGCACGATGCACCTCTATCGCTTCGGAAATGAGGCGCAACGCCGGCGCCATGTTGCTCCGCTCGCACGGGGAGAAAAGCTCGGAGCGTGGGCGCTGACCGAGCCGGGATCGGGCTCCGACGCCGCCGCGATGCAAACGACCGCGGTGTTGGAAGGGGATCACTGGGTCCTCAATGGAAGCAAGCTTTTTATCACGCAGGGATCGACCGCCGGAGTGTATCTGATCACCGCCGCCACCGATCGGAACCGGGGCGCCCTCGGCATCTCCGCCTTTGTCGTGGAGCGGGACACCCCCGGCCTGGTGGTCGGAAAGATCGAGAAAAAACTCGGCGTCCGCGCCTCGGATACCGCCGCCCTTCATTT contains the following coding sequences:
- a CDS encoding acyl-CoA dehydrogenase family protein, translated to MDFDLTEEQQLLQQTVREFAAAEIAPGAAERDETMRFPHELIPKMAALKLFGVAIPEEYGGAGLGAMEMAIVMEEVARQDGAMALIVASHNSLCTMHLYRFGNEAQRRRHVAPLARGEKLGAWALTEPGSGSDAAAMQTTAVLEGDHWVLNGSKLFITQGSTAGVYLITAATDRNRGALGISAFVVERDTPGLVVGKIEKKLGVRASDTAALHFDRLQVPKENLVGTLHHGFQDVLQILDGGRIGIGAMAVGLARAAMEDSIKYAKERAQFGHPIGDFQAIQWKLSDMATEIEAARLLIYRAALLKDAGEAYKQAASEAKLFASEVAMRATTQAIQIHGGSGYLKDYPVERYFRDAKLCEIGEGTSEIQRQIIAKGLLS